From Streptomyces zhihengii, the proteins below share one genomic window:
- a CDS encoding gas vesicle protein GvpG — translation MGLITSIVTFPLAPVRGTAWVVDQVLTAAEQEYYDPEPVMRELAALERELTSGRISEEEYDRREDELLDRLEEIENHRQGSGGTT, via the coding sequence ATGGGCCTCATCACCAGCATCGTGACCTTCCCGCTGGCCCCCGTCCGAGGGACCGCCTGGGTCGTCGACCAGGTGCTGACGGCGGCGGAGCAGGAGTACTACGACCCGGAGCCCGTGATGCGGGAACTGGCCGCACTCGAACGCGAGCTGACGAGCGGCCGGATCTCGGAGGAGGAGTACGACCGCCGGGAGGACGAGCTGCTCGACCGGCTGGAGGAGATCGAGAACCACCGGCAGGGGAGCGGCGGCACCACATGA